The window GTACGGCGCGGATGACCTCAAAGAGGCGCGGACGGCCGCCAATGCCGTGTGCCTTGAGTGCGGGGGAGACGGCAAGGCAGATCGTCTTGCTCGTACGGCTCTCATCCGCGACAACGAGATGTGCTGTCAGCGGATTCAGCCCGCGCTCGATACACTCAACCGAGGCATAGAATGCCTTGAGATCGATGGCAATATATGTTCGTTCCGTCAGCTTCATACGCACACCTCCTTTCATATAGTATAGCACGAATGTTTGTAGAATGTAAATAAAGGAAAATTTGAGGAGATGTCGAATCTTTTCAAGGAACACAGAAAAGGAGCAGAGATCATGAAGATTATTGCCACGGGTGGTGCGGGATTCATCGGTGCAAATTTTGTCTACTACGAACTGCGCGAACATCCCGAGGATCACATTATCTGTTACGATGCACTGACCTATGCGGGGAATCTGGCGACGCTCGACGCGGCACAGGAGCATCCGCAGTTTTCGTTTGTGCGCGGCGACATTGCCGACCGTGCGGCGGTCTATGCGCTCTTTGAGCGTGAGCAGCCGGACATTGTCGTGAACTTTGCGGCGGAGTCCCATGTCGACCGTTCGATTGAACATCCGGAAATTTTTCTGCAAACAAATGTGATTGGGACGAGCGTGCTGCTCGACGCGTGCCGCAAGTACGGCATTCGTCGTTATCATCAGGTATCAACGGACGAGGTCTATGGTGATCTTCCGTTGGATCGCCCCGATCTCCTCTTTACGGAGGAAACGCCGCTCCATGCGTCGAGCCCGTACTCCTCGTCGAAGGCATCCGCCGATCTCATCGTACAGGCGTATGCACGTACCTATGGCGTACCTGTGACCATTTCGCGGTGCTCAAACAACTACGGTGCATATCAGTTCCCCGAGAAACTCATCCCGCTCATGCTCATCCGCGCGATGAAGGGGGAGAAACTGCCCGTCTACGGCGACGGTCTGAACGTGCGCGACTGGCTGCACGTCGAGGATCACTGTGCCGCGATTGATGCGATTCTGCGGCGCGGGCGTGAGGGCGAGGTCTACAACGTCGGCGGGCATAACGAGCGTTCAAATATCGAGGTCGTGCGAACAATACTGCGTGCTCTCGGCAAGGGGGAGGAGCAGATCTCTTACGTCACCGACCGCAAGGGGCATGACCGCCGCTATGCGATTGACCCGACGAAGATCGGACGTGAGCTCGGATGGAAGCCCGCTACGAAGTTTGACGATGGCATTCAAGCGACAATTTCATGGTATCAGGAGCACGAAACGTGGTGGGCGGACATCCTGAGCGGCGCGTATGAGAAACGAAACGCCGAGGGATGAAGGAAGCACGCAATACAATGCCCATCGGGAAAATTCATCCTTGACAATATATGTTCTTTTCGCTATACTGTTCCCTGTCAGCGCGAAAAGCGCGGGGGCATAGCTCAGCTGGGAGAGCGCTTGCATGGCATGCAAGAGGTCAGGGGTTCGATCCCCCTTGTCTCCACCATAGCGACGAACTGCGGACATGAGAACAAAATCTCATGTCCGTTTTTTGCTGCGTGAAACGGTGTCACAGCAACAAAAAACCGTACCGCGTGCTGCGATACGGTGAATCTCAATGGTGCGCCTGGGGGGATTCGAACCCTCGACCCACGGCTTAGAAGGCCGTTGCTCTATCCAACTGAGCTACAGGTGCAATGGTCGGGATGACAGGATTCGAACCTGCGACCCTCTGGTCCCAAACCAGATGCGCTACCAAACTGCGCTACATCCCGATACCGCACTATTATAATGAGCGCAGCGGGAAAAGTCAATATTGCGGGGCGGCTGCGGCAAAATATTTGCCGAGCGGCATAGTGTGCGGTCTCTGTGCATGAAAATGTTCGAGAATCCAATCCGTCCGCGGAGATTCTATATGAGCGGCGGGATTCCCGAGAGGATCAAAGATCTCAAAGGGGACGGCTCCGTCCGGCCGGAACTCCGTGATTGATTTTTTCGTATAGCGGAGCTTTGACTTTTCGTTCTCTGCCGCATAGTCAATCGCCGGCAGCGGCAGATGGATCAAAGAGCATACGGTAACCTCATAGAGTCCTGACTCTTTGTTTTCAAGTACGAGGTTCAAATCACCAAGGTCGCTGTAGAACATGAGGTATTCAGCAACGTATTTCGGATAGCCGTCGACCGGAATCCCATTGAGGGATTTGATGACATCGCCCGGTGTAACTGACGCGAGTTCCGGATGCCGCTTCGTATCGACGGTGTCAATGATCCATTTTTGTTTCTCAGCGTGTCCTCTCAGTGTAAAGCCGTAATACTTTGTCGGATAGAGATCCGCGTAGACTGCCTGCGTGATGTATCCAATCGTGTCGAGCGGGTGAATGCCGCTCGACATGGGCTCCCAGTAGTCCCAATTCACCCATGTTCCCGCAGGTTCTTCGCGGAATGTCACATAGTGTACCTCTGCTATGGATAGGGGCGGATGCAAGGCGAATGAGGGGAGGTTTCCCACATCGGAAAAGACGTATTTATTTGACGTTTTGGCGCGTCCGCTGTCATAATGCGCGTTGGAGCGATAGGCGATGGCATCGCGCAGCTCCTTTGCCGGCATCCCCGGATAGAAGACGCTGTACTTTGGTCCGTACGCATTGCATTCCTCGATGGGAAGTGTGAGCCAACGCGGAATACGTTTTACGAGAGGAGAGATCTCATCACGGCTTGCCTTGCCGTTCGGGGAATGATAGAAGTATGCGTTTACCTTCCCTTTCTTCGCCGCTTCTTCAAGTGCTGTCCAACGGGAGAGATCGCCGGCGCGATACCAATAGTCGGTATAGTCCTTGGATGGGATGGTTTTGATCTCCGCTGCAGGGACAGCCGTCAATTCAAATGCCGTGTCCTCTTTCGTGCCGATGGTGAGGCGCGGCACTGTTCCGTCGCTGCCGCACTCGCTCTGCACATGGAAAAGATACTCGACGTTGCCATCCTTATGGATTTCGTGCAGTTCATAGGAACTATATAAATAGGGGATGGAGCGCAGAAATTTCGTTTGCACATTGCCTTGCTTTACAACGCCCCATGTTTCCATGGTTGGAGGACGTTGGACTTCAATGCGGCGTGTCTGCGGTTCTTTCCAGTCTACATGATAGGGATCTGTCTGCTGCTCCTCTGCACATACCGTTGTCGAAGCTGCAGCAGAAACAAGGAGAACAACGACAGCGAGGCGGAAAAAAAGCTGTTTCATATGAACCCGACCCTTCCTTTGGCTCCCGTTTACTTTACAATATGCTTGCCGCCGAGAAAGCGAGGCTTCCAGTAGTCGTTCGTGAGTGCGTCGACACGTACGCCCTTGCTCGTGGAGGCATGGATGAACTCGCCCTTGCCGAGGTAGATGCCGCAGTGGGACGCGCCCTTTTCATAGGTTTCAAAAAATACGAGATCTCCGGGTACGAGTTCCTTTGTACTCTTTGTCCGAAGTCCGAGCTTGTACTGCTCGTCGGCCGTGCGCGGGATTGTGATGCCGTGTTTCTGAAAAACGTATTGGAGGTAGCCGGAGCAGTCGAAGCCCTTCGGCGTTGCACCGCCAAATACATACGGCGTACCCATGTAGGATTTTGCTGTCTTGATGAGATCGGATACCTTGCCTGCGGGCAGGATGGGCTTGCCATTTGGGGCAAGCGGCAACGTTCTTTCGGCGGACGGCAGCGGTGCAATACGCTCTGTGCGCTTGGCAGGGAGATCCTTGAGCGCACGCCACGTTGCGTTATTGACGACACCCGTAATTTTGATCTTGTTGTCGCGCTGGAACTCGGCGACGGCACGTTCTGTCTCTTTGCCAAAGACCCCGTCCGCAGACCTTATCCGGTAGCCCGCGTTTTGAAGTGCCTGTTGGAGGACGAGTACCTCATGCCCCTGCGAACCCTCGCGCAGGGTGGGGGAGGCGAACGCCGTACTTGCGGCAAGCATAAGCGCGATACCGGTACAGAGGAAGAGGCGGCGTTTCATGAAACAACATCCTTTCGCTTTATGTGTGCTGCACATGCTCAAGACCCTGACTGAGGAGTTTTAGAACATGATCGTCGTCGATCGAGTAGAGTACCTCCTTGCCGTCGCGGCGGAACTTGACGAGGCGGGCGGTGCGCAGGACGCGCAGCTGGTGGGAGATGGCAGACTGTCCCATATCGAGACCGTCTGCGATGTCATAGACACGCAGCTCCTCCGCTGCCGCAAGAAGGGAGAGAATCTTGATGCGGGTCGGATCACCGAGGGTTTTAAAGAGGTCAGCGAGATGCTGCGCCGTGTCCTGGTCGATACATTTCACCGGAGCGGAAGTCATGCTTTGCAATATCCTTTCCTTTCATCAGTAAATCTTGTTGATCTCAAATCCGTTCGATGCAAGTGCGGCAACAATACAGTCGATATGTTCCTGCCCGTGTGCCTCGACGGTGACGGTGAGCTGCACCTTCTGGAAGCTGTCTGTCACCATCGTCTGATCGTGGTCGAGGCGGATGACGTTCGCATCCTGTTCGGTGAGGATCTGCGCGACGGTGAGAAGCTGACCGGGCTTGTCGGGGAGCTGCACGGAGAAGCGGAACACTCTGCCGCGCGAGATGAGCGCCTTCGAGATGAGCGCGGAAATCGTGGAGATGTCGATGTTGCCGCCGCTGACGAGGACGGCGACCTTCTTGTTTTTCATGCGCAGCTTGCCAAGGGCTGCGAGCGAGAGGACACCGGCGCCCTCGGCGATGAGCTTGTGCTTCTCGATGAGTGAGAGCAGCGCACTCATGATCTCCATCTCCGAAACGGTGATGATCTCGTCGAGATGGAGACGACAGAATTCGAGTGTGAGCTTGCCCGCCGTACGCACGGCACAGCCGTCTGCGACCGTATCGGCGGAGGGCAGCGTGATCGTACGTCCACAGGAGAGTGCCGCCTTCATGCACGCTGCATTTTCCGGCTCAACGCCGATCACCTTTACCTGCGGGTTGACGAGCTTCGCGCCGAGGGCAATGCCCGATACAAGCCCGCCTCCGCCAATGGGGACGAGGATCACGTCCACATCCTTCAGTGCGTCGATCACCTCAAGGGCGATTGTACCCTGTCCGACGATCACATCGCGGTCATTGAACGGATGGATGTAGACATAGCCCTTTTCCTTTTGCAGTTTAAGACTGTGCGCGTAGGCATCGTCGAATCCGTTGCCATGGAGAATGACCGTCGCGCCGAGCGCACGCGTTGCCTCGACCTTGAGGATCGGCGTCGTCGCGGGCATACAGATCACGGCGTTCACGCCGAGCTTTTGCGAGGCGTAGGCGACACCCTGCGCGTGGTTGCCTGCCGAGGCGGTGATGACCCCGCGTGCCTTTTCCTCCTCCGTAAGCATCGAGATGCGGTTGTATGCGCCGCGCAGCTTGAATGCACCCGTCGTCTGGAGATTTTCAAGTTTCAGATAGGTGTCGTTGTCGGAGATGTCGGAGAAGAACTCGCTGTAGATCAGCGGCGTCTTGCGTACGATCCCTTCCAGTCGTTTTGCTGCGGCATAAATATCCGAAATCCGTGTGGACTGAGCGACTTCCGCATCTGTCTGTACGGTTTGTTCTTCTCCCATCATTCATTCTCCCATCTTATATTATATGTAGAGTCAGTCTATCATTTTCGATGAGGCACGTCAATTTTTTTTCATCGGATCGAATAATCGTCGGAATAAAGAAGGAGTTTGACAGAATTTCGCGAATAAATAAAACAAACAAGGCGGGGGAGGTGCGTGATGGAGGAACATCTGAAATATACGCACATTCTCGTACCTGTGGATGGATCTACACAGTCCCGGTATGCCGTCCGACTGACGGGGATACTCGCAAGCGTTCTGCACGCGACCGTGTATTTCCTCTATGTGTCTCCGTTTGACGAGAGTACGGACGAGGGCGATGTATCGTGGCTGCCGGAGAGCATTGTTCGTCCGGCAGCAGACGAGGCATACGAGATCTTTTCCGACGCACAGAGCCTTCTGCCCGATGCAGTTCGGTCTGAATGTGTGCATCGCGCGGGGACGCCGGCGGATGAGATCCTGCGCTTTATCACCGAGGAACGCATCGAACTCGTTGTCATCGGCGGGCGCAAACTCTCGCGCGTGAGCGGCTTCCTGCTCGGGAGCGTCACGCAGACCGTCTTGGAGCACGCGCACTGCAGTGTCATGGTTGCAGGCGGTGCATCGCCGCATTTATAATGGTTCATGTTCTGTAAAGTGAGGAGGAACTGCCATGATTAAGAATATTTTGGTACCGGTGGATGGCTCGGAGGGAGCTGACCGTGCGATTGAAAAGGCTGTGATGCTTGCAGAGATCTGTGGGGCAAAGTTGAACTTTCTCTATGTCGCAAACATCAACCAGCTCGCGATCAACGCCGTGCTCTCGGATGCGATTCTCGACTCCGTGACAAAGGCGGGGAATGTCATCCTCGACCGAGCGCTTGAGATGGTGCCGGCAGGCATCGCAAAGGAATCGTTCTCGGACACAGGCTCTCCTGCGGTGGTCGTTCTCGACTTTGCGGAGACGAATGACATTGACCTCATTGTCATGGGGAGCCGTGGTCTTGGCGTTGTGAAGGGCGTTCTGCTCGGCAGCGTCAGTCAGTATGTCGTGGAGCAGTCCAAGTGTCCTGTGCTTGTGGTCAAGTAAGGATTCAATAACTTTGTGGGAAAGGAGCTGCTGCGGAGGTGTATGCCCCGTTGCAGCTCTTTTAGGTGCAGCGGATCGGGGAGAATCCTATGCGTGATCGACGTTTTGCACGGACAGAGATGCTGCTTGGCAGGGCGGCGGTGGAGCGCCTTGCCGCCGTATCTGTTGTGGTTTTCGGCGTTGGCGGGGTCGGCTCGTACGCGGCGGAGGCACTGGCGCGTGCGGGGGTTGGCAGGATGACGCTCGTTGACCACGATGTGATCGACGTGACGAACATCAATCGGCAGATCCATGCGTTGACGGAGACCGTCGGCGCACCGAAGGCGGAGACCATGGCGCAGCGCATCCATTCGATCAATCCCTCCTGCGAGGTTCGTGTGATCCGCGCATTCTACCGACCCGAGGAGGCGGAGCGTTTCTTTTCCGAGTGCTGTGACTACGCTCTTGATGCCGTAGATACAGTGACCGCAAAGATCGACATCGCTGTGCAGTGCCATCGGCGCGGCATTCCACTGATTGCGAGCATGGGCGCGGCGAATAAGCTCGATCCGACACTTTTTGAGGTCATGGACATCTATCGCACGAAGGGCGATCCGCTTGCGCGTATTTTGCGAAAAAAACTGAAGGAACACGGTGTTCCGCGTCTTAAGGTCGTCTGCTCGCGCGAGCGTCCGCGCAAATCCGAGATGGGGGAGGCGCGGTCCGATGCAGGGCGCAGCAGCATCCCCGCAAGTATTTCCTTTGTGCCGTCTGTTGCAGGGCTGATTATGGCGGGGGCGGTCGTCCGTGATCTGCTCCATATTCGCGTGGAGGTATCATCATGAGAGTATCTGTTCTTGGCTGTGGACGTTGGGGAAGTTTTCACGCGTGGTACGCGCACCGCGTCGGACATACGGTCACGCTTTGGGGGCGTGCAGGATCGGCACATCTTACCGAGCTGTGTGAAACACGGACGAACGAATTCCTGACACTGCCCGAGGAGATCCGCCTGACCGATGATCTCGCGGAGGCAGTTCGGACAGCAGAGATCGTCACGATCTCCATTCATGCGCAGGCGCTGCGCTCCTTTCTCTGCGATCTGCGTGCGCAGGGACTGGGGGAGGAACTTGCAGCAAAAACGGTGATCCTCTGCATGAAGGGAATCGAGATCGGAACGGGAAAGCGTCTTACCACGGTGGTACATGAGGAACTTGGCGAGGGGATCAAGCCTGTTGTATGGGTCGGTCCGGGGCACGTGCAGGACTTCGTGCGCGGGATTCCGAACTGTATGGTGCTCGCGGGCGAGGACAGGGAGGCTCTGCGCGTTCTCGTGGATGTGCTCGGCAGTCCGCTCATCCGCTTCTACTACGGCGAGGATCTGCTCGGTACGGAGGTCGGTGCGGCGGCGAAGAACGTCGTCGGGCTCGCTGCGGGGATGCTCGACGGGCTCGACTACGGCAGCCTCAAGGGCGCGCTCATGGCACGCGGCACGCGTGAGCTTGTGCGGCTCGTGCGGGCGATGGGCGGCGACGGTGAGACCATCTACGGGCTATCTCACCTCGGCGACTATGAGGCGACGCTGTTTTCCCCGCACAGCAACAACCGCCGCTATGGCGAGGCTGTTGTACGCGGTACGGCAGGGGACTTTCACAAGATTGCCGAGGGCGTGTATACGGCGGAGGCGCTTATGGCACTCTCGAAGGAGTACGGTGTCGATCTGCCCATCTCCGCGACGGTCTACGAGATTGTAGCCCATGGGAAAGATGCACGTAAGCAGCTCACGCAGCTTTTCCTGCGTGCGACCAAGAGCGAGAAAGAATAGGGGATGTATGAGCGAGAGAAAACATATCGATGTTGTCGCGGGGGCGATTCTGCGTGACGGTAAGGTATTCGGTGCGTGTCGCGGCTATGGCGCGTACGCGGGTACATGGGAGTTCGCGGGCGGCAAAGTGGAGGCGGGCGAAACG of the Selenomonas dianae genome contains:
- the rfbB gene encoding dTDP-glucose 4,6-dehydratase; the protein is MKIIATGGAGFIGANFVYYELREHPEDHIICYDALTYAGNLATLDAAQEHPQFSFVRGDIADRAAVYALFEREQPDIVVNFAAESHVDRSIEHPEIFLQTNVIGTSVLLDACRKYGIRRYHQVSTDEVYGDLPLDRPDLLFTEETPLHASSPYSSSKASADLIVQAYARTYGVPVTISRCSNNYGAYQFPEKLIPLMLIRAMKGEKLPVYGDGLNVRDWLHVEDHCAAIDAILRRGREGEVYNVGGHNERSNIEVVRTILRALGKGEEQISYVTDRKGHDRRYAIDPTKIGRELGWKPATKFDDGIQATISWYQEHETWWADILSGAYEKRNAEG
- a CDS encoding C40 family peptidase: MKRRLFLCTGIALMLAASTAFASPTLREGSQGHEVLVLQQALQNAGYRIRSADGVFGKETERAVAEFQRDNKIKITGVVNNATWRALKDLPAKRTERIAPLPSAERTLPLAPNGKPILPAGKVSDLIKTAKSYMGTPYVFGGATPKGFDCSGYLQYVFQKHGITIPRTADEQYKLGLRTKSTKELVPGDLVFFETYEKGASHCGIYLGKGEFIHASTSKGVRVDALTNDYWKPRFLGGKHIVK
- a CDS encoding ArsR/SmtB family transcription factor, with protein sequence MTSAPVKCIDQDTAQHLADLFKTLGDPTRIKILSLLAAAEELRVYDIADGLDMGQSAISHQLRVLRTARLVKFRRDGKEVLYSIDDDHVLKLLSQGLEHVQHT
- the ilvA gene encoding threonine ammonia-lyase, whose amino-acid sequence is MGEEQTVQTDAEVAQSTRISDIYAAAKRLEGIVRKTPLIYSEFFSDISDNDTYLKLENLQTTGAFKLRGAYNRISMLTEEEKARGVITASAGNHAQGVAYASQKLGVNAVICMPATTPILKVEATRALGATVILHGNGFDDAYAHSLKLQKEKGYVYIHPFNDRDVIVGQGTIALEVIDALKDVDVILVPIGGGGLVSGIALGAKLVNPQVKVIGVEPENAACMKAALSCGRTITLPSADTVADGCAVRTAGKLTLEFCRLHLDEIITVSEMEIMSALLSLIEKHKLIAEGAGVLSLAALGKLRMKNKKVAVLVSGGNIDISTISALISKALISRGRVFRFSVQLPDKPGQLLTVAQILTEQDANVIRLDHDQTMVTDSFQKVQLTVTVEAHGQEHIDCIVAALASNGFEINKIY
- a CDS encoding universal stress protein, with amino-acid sequence MEEHLKYTHILVPVDGSTQSRYAVRLTGILASVLHATVYFLYVSPFDESTDEGDVSWLPESIVRPAADEAYEIFSDAQSLLPDAVRSECVHRAGTPADEILRFITEERIELVVIGGRKLSRVSGFLLGSVTQTVLEHAHCSVMVAGGASPHL
- a CDS encoding universal stress protein; translated protein: MIKNILVPVDGSEGADRAIEKAVMLAEICGAKLNFLYVANINQLAINAVLSDAILDSVTKAGNVILDRALEMVPAGIAKESFSDTGSPAVVVLDFAETNDIDLIVMGSRGLGVVKGVLLGSVSQYVVEQSKCPVLVVK
- a CDS encoding tRNA threonylcarbamoyladenosine dehydratase — its product is MRDRRFARTEMLLGRAAVERLAAVSVVVFGVGGVGSYAAEALARAGVGRMTLVDHDVIDVTNINRQIHALTETVGAPKAETMAQRIHSINPSCEVRVIRAFYRPEEAERFFSECCDYALDAVDTVTAKIDIAVQCHRRGIPLIASMGAANKLDPTLFEVMDIYRTKGDPLARILRKKLKEHGVPRLKVVCSRERPRKSEMGEARSDAGRSSIPASISFVPSVAGLIMAGAVVRDLLHIRVEVSS
- a CDS encoding NAD(P)H-dependent glycerol-3-phosphate dehydrogenase, which produces MRVSVLGCGRWGSFHAWYAHRVGHTVTLWGRAGSAHLTELCETRTNEFLTLPEEIRLTDDLAEAVRTAEIVTISIHAQALRSFLCDLRAQGLGEELAAKTVILCMKGIEIGTGKRLTTVVHEELGEGIKPVVWVGPGHVQDFVRGIPNCMVLAGEDREALRVLVDVLGSPLIRFYYGEDLLGTEVGAAAKNVVGLAAGMLDGLDYGSLKGALMARGTRELVRLVRAMGGDGETIYGLSHLGDYEATLFSPHSNNRRYGEAVVRGTAGDFHKIAEGVYTAEALMALSKEYGVDLPISATVYEIVAHGKDARKQLTQLFLRATKSEKE